The genome window CGTCGAAGAGTTCACCGGTCGCCCGGCCCGGCCCGACAGCCGCGGCCCGCTGGTCCTGGTCGAGACCGGCCGCCTGCGCCTGGATACGGAGTATGGCCCCCTGTCGGTGCTGGGGGATGCGCGGATCGAAGACGGCAAGCTGATGCGGCTGTCCGCCCGGATGCCGTCGGCGTCACTGAAGAGCGGGGACGCCGAGGCCCGGGGCCTCGGCGGGCGGTTGACCCTGACGACGACGGGCGACCGGGTGGCTGTGACGACCGATTTGTCGGCCGAATCCCTGAGCCTGGGCGGCGCATCCGGACAGGCGGTGGCGGTCAGGGGCGTCGGCGATCTGCCGTATCCGGACTTCAAGGCACGGCGGGGCGACGGACACGCCGTCATCGATCTGGCCCTGACCGGGGGCCGTCTGGCCTTTGGCGAGTTGAGTGCCACCGACGCCGATCTGGCCCTGAAGGCCGAGGGCACGGTCACCGGCTGGGTCGAGACCCTGGCCTTTGCCGGAACGTCCGATGTCCAGCTGTCGGCGGGGCGTTTCGCGTCGCCCGCGGCTGCAGCCACAGACGCCACGATACGCCTGGCGAACGCCCGCGTGTCCGGCACCCGGCGCGGCAGCAGGCTGGACGGACGGTTCGAGGGACCGGTCACACTGACGGCGTCCTCGGGCCGCGCCGCAGACTTCGACCTGGCGGGCGTGTCGCTGTCCATGCCCGACCTTGCCGTGACGACAGAGGCGGGCCGCACGACCGCCGTCGGGGTCATCGATGCGAAACTCGACCGTTTCGGCTTCGACACCCTGCGGCTGGACAAGGTCATCGGGCGGATGGCGCTGGACTATCGATCGAACCGGAGCGAGGCCCTGATGCTGACCGGATCGATCGCGGCACGGAACGGGAACTGGCCCCTGTTCGGTGCCGTCGGGCCGGACGATGTGCCCGAGTTGGCCGGCATGAAGCAGGCCCTGCGCGCCTTTGCCCTGAACGCGCCCGGCGTGCGCATCACCTCCGGAGCGGGTGGCCTCGCCATCGCTCTCGCCCGACCGGCCCGCATCGTGCCCGCCAATGGCGGGATACTGACCTTAAGCCCCGTCTCGCGCCCGATCTTTGCAGCGGCACCCGGCGAGCGGGGCGGAGGCGCCCTGACCCTGACGGCCACGCGCGGCCGCGGCCTGCCCGAGGCGACGTTCTCCATCCCCGACTGGCGGCTGACGTCGGGAGGGTTCCAGGCCACCCTTGACGGCCGGGCGGCGCTCGATTTCGGCCTGGCGCGCGGGCTGCGCCTTCAGACACGCGGGGTCCTGGCCACCGATGCCGGGCGGCTGACCTATACCGCATCCCGCTGCCTGCCGCTGACGGTCGAGCGACTTGAGCTGGACGAGAACGACGTGATGGACGTGTCCGGCAGCCTGTGTTCGTCGGGAGGGCCGCTGGTGGTGTCGCAGAACGGCCGCTGGCGCGCGACCGGCCGGTTTGAAGCCGTCGCGGCCTCGGCTCCGTTTCTGGCTCTGGGATTCGCCGATGCCACCGGCACCTTCATCGCCACAGGCGCGCCGTCGGGTCTCGGGCTGGACGCGTCCGTCAGTGGGGCCCGGGCGGAGGATGCGACCCGGCCGCTGCGCTTCAACCCCCTGTCGGCCACAGGGTCGGTCCGCCTGTCCGGGGAGCGATGGAGCGGGACCTTCGATCTGGCCCGCAAGGGAGACACCCTGGGCCGCCTGACCCTGGCCCATGACGGGCTGACCGGCGCTGGCGGCGTCACGATCGACGCCCCGTCGCTGGTGTTCGCCGAAGGGGGCCTTCAGCCCGCCGACCTCAGCCCCCTGGCCGCCGACGTCGTTCGATCGCCCGCGACGGGATCGGCGTCCTTCACCGGTCGCATCGACTGGCGACCCGACCTGCCGGAGGGCTCCAGTTCCGGTCGACTGGTCATCCCCGGTATCGATTTCGTGAGCCCGGCCGGGCCGGTGAAGGGCCTGTCGGGCACCATCGACTTCACCAATCTGGCGCCCCTGACCACGGGGCCGGGCCAGACGCTGAAGGTCGCCACGCTGGACTCCATTGCGCCGCTGACCGATCTCGACCTGACCTTCCAGCTCGACAAGGCGGCGCTGTCGGTGGCGGGCGGCCGGATCGAGGCGGCAGGCGGCACGGTCAGCGTCGAGCCGTTCTCCGTGCCGCTGGACAACCGGCCCTTCTCCGGGGTCATCGTGCTGGACCAGGTGCAGCTGGGGCAGCTGATCGCGGGCTCGGGCTTTGGCGACAAGGTGCAACTGGACGCAGTCGTGTCCGGCCGCCTGCCCTTCACCAGCGACCCCGACACCGGCGTGAAGATCACCTCCGGGACCCTCTACGCGGCCCGGCCCGGCCGCCTGTCGATCCAGCGCGACGCCCTGACCGGACTTGAAGCCGGGGGCGGCGGCGCAGTGCCGCCCGGCACCGTGGAAGATCTGGCCTACCAGGCCATGGAGAACCTGGCCTTCGACGTGCTGACCGCCGATGTGAACAGCCTGGACGAGGGCCGCGTCGGCGTCGTCTTCCACATCAAGGGTCGTCACGATCCGCCCGAGCACCAGGAGCTGCGCCTGACGGTGTCCGAACTCATCAGCCGCGAGTTCCTGAACCGGCCCCTGCCCCTGCCCTCCGACACCGGGATCGACCTGACGCTGGACACCACACTGAACCTGAACCAGCTTGTCTCCGACCTTCTGGAGATCAACCAGGCACGGTCGGGCACGGACGCCGCCCCGACGACGTCGAACGAAGTCGGGCCCTGATCGTTCAGACCCCGTTCACGCCCGCTGGCGCACACCGGCGTCACGACCTCGAAGACGCCGACGGAGACTTTCCGATGACCCTCCCTTCCCGCCTGATCCGGCCGCTGCTGCTGGCGATGGGCACCGCCGTCCTGCTGGGGGCCTGCACCCCCACGATCCGGCTTCAGGTCGATCCGATCCAGATCTATGCCAAGCTGGACGCCGATGTGCGCGTGCGGCTGGATCAGGAATTGCGCGACCTGCTGACCGAAAACCCCAATCTGTTCTGATGGAAGAGAGTCACCCCATGTCGCTTCGCAAGATCTTCGTTCTGGGCGCCGCCGTCATGGCCCTTGGCCTCGCCGGAGGAGTCGCCATGGCCCAGACCTCGGCGCAAAAGGCCGCCATCGACGCGGCCAAGGCACAGGGCATTGTCGGCGAACAGGCCGACGGCTATCTGGGGTTCCGCACCCCGCCTTCGGACCCGGCGCTGCAGACGGCTGTGACGACGACCAACGATGCCCGTCGCGAAGCCTATGCCGCCAGCGCGCGTCAGGCCGGCACGACGCCGGACGTGGCCGCGGCCCGGATGTTCGAGAGCCAGCTGATGCCGCGCATGACCTCGGGCCAGTGGTATCGCAACACGGCAGGTCAGTGGGTCCAACGCTGATCTGACGCAGGCACGGTCCGTCCGGGCATGCTAAGGGCGGCGATATGATCGCCCGTCTCGTCCGTCTTTCGCTGATCACCCTGTTGGGGCTGGGCATCTCGGGCCTTGCGACCTGGGGCCTCAGCCTGTTCTGGATCGCCATCGGCGGCGGAGCCCTGCCGCTGCATGGCTGGATCGCCATGGGTCTGGGCGTCACGGGGACGGTGGGCCTGACCTATGGCCTGATGGCCCTGGCGTTCAAATCGCATCGCGAAGGCTGGGACGACCGGGTCAATAATTCGCTGGACCCCGGGCGCGATCCGTCACGCGACGACTGATTCCCGCCGTGACTCAGTCTGCCGGTGCCGCCACCGTCTCGGGCTCCGACGAGACCGGCGGCGCAGGCCTGAACAGAAGCGCAGCGATCAGACCCTCGTCGTTCAGGCCGATCCTCCACTGGGTGGCGGCTTCGTCGAACAGGACCAGGAACTGACCCTCGCCGTCCCGCATGCCTTGGGCCTCCACGCTCTGGATCGTCCCATAGCCCTCCAGAAGCGGGCGGATCGTCGGCAGCTGCCCCGTCAGCCGTGTCGCCAGGTCGCGCGTATAGAGCTTGGGGTCCAACGTCCCCGCGCGGAGTTGCTCGATGACGACTCTCAGCGTCGCTTCGGCCACCGCCACATCGGCGGTCGAGGGCGCGACCCGGGCCGTCGGGGGCGCGGTCGGCGCGGGGATGTCGAAGCTGTTCGGCAGGGTCGCGGCCGCGCCACCGGCGGGGGCCAGAGAGCGAGCCGGCCCGGCGGGAACGGTCTGCGCCATGACCGGCGAGGAAAACGCGAGGCTGAAGCCGAGGATCAGGCGGACGGCGCGGGCAGACAGGATCATGCGGGGACTCCGGAACTTCAGCCCATGATCCTCGTCCAAAGCGACAGAACAAGGGCGGCGGCCGACATGGTGGTCGCAGCCGTGATGCAGACGACGATCCAGGTCGGGGTGCGCGTCGGCTCCACCACGACCGTCTGCGGCGCGGGCGGATCCTGCGCCAGGCGCGACAGGGCCCTCGCCCCGGCCAGAACCTCTCTCAGCCCGTCGCGGATCTGGGCCCGGGGGCCGAGTTCGCGGGTGATCCAGCGTTCGACCACCGGCTGGGCCGCCGACCACAGGTCGTGATCGGGGTTCAGGCGGCGCGCGACGCCCTCGACCGAGACCATGGTCTTCTGCAGCAGGATCAGCTCGGGCCGCAGGTGCATGTCGAACAGGGCCGTGATCTCGAACAGCTGGCCCAGCAAACGGCCCATGGACACCTGCGACGCCGCCCGGCCGATCACCGGCTCCCCCACCGCCCGCAGGGCCTGGGCGAAGGCCTCGACCGAATGGTGCGGCGGGACGTATCCGGCCTCGAAATGGACCCGGGCGATGCGGGGATAATCCCGCGTCAGGAAGCCCCACAGGATCTCGGCCAGATAGCGCCGCTCGCCCTCGCCCAGCCGCCCGACGATGCCGAAATCGACGGCGGTCAGCTCGGCCGGGGCATAGGCGAACAGGTTTCCCTCGTGCAGGTCGGCGTGGAAGGTGCCGTGATCCAGGGCCTGGCTCAGGAAGGCGCGCACGACGTTGTCGGCCAGGGCGTCGATGTCCATCCCGGGCTGCAGGATCGCCTCGGGGTCCGTCATCGGCATCCCGGTCGCCCACTCCAGCGTCAGGACCCGCTTGCCGACGCCGTCCCAGACGACCTTGGGGGCCGACATGTGCATGCCGTCGCCCCGGGCCTTTTCCATGATGTCGTGAAGCTCGGACGCGGCGGCCGCTTCCAGCCGCATGTCCAGTTCCAGATACATGGAGCGGGCCACCGTCTCGACGAAGGCTTCGGGCTCCAGCCGGCGCGCGGCGGGCACCAGACGATGCACGACCCGCGCGGCCAGACGCATCGCGTCCAGCCCGGTGGTGACGCGGCGTTCGACGCCCGGTCGCAGGACCTTGACCGCGACCTTACGTCCATCCGCCAGCCAGGCGGGGTGGGCCTGGGCCAGGGAGGCGGCCCCGATCGGATCACCGAAATCGATGAAGAGACTCTCCACGGGGCGGCCGATGGATCGCTCGATCTCGCGCCGGGCCTGATCGGTCGGAAACGGCGGCAGCCTGTCCTTCAGCCGGCCCAGATCGCGCGCGAACTCGATACCGAAGATGTCGGCGCGGGTGGCCATGACCTGACCCAGCTTGATCGCCACGGGCCCCAGGGTCTCGAAGGCGCGGCCCAGACGCTGGCCGGGACGGCCGTCACGACCTTCCTTGCCGGCGAACAGGTGGATGAACCCCGCCACCGGCTTCATCCAGCCGGGCAGCAGGGGCGTCAGTTCGCGGGGCAGAAGCGCGTCGTGCTTCGCCAGGGCGCCGCCCCAGCGCAGCAGCCGCCAGGTCGCACCGACGGGATCGCGCACGGGGATCGTGGGCGGGGGGGCTGGCGCGACCCGGTATGAGGCTGACAGGCTCAGATCGCCCACCCGAAGTGGATCGCGGCGACCCCGCCCGACAGGTTGGTCACGGTCACGCGGCTGAAGCCGGCCTCCTCGATCATGGTCTTGAAGGTGGGCTGGTCGGGGAAGCGGCGGATGCTTTCGACCAGGTACTGGTAGCTGTCCCGATCCCTGGCGACCCAGCCGCCGATGCGCGGAATGGCGTGGAAGGACCAGGCGTCATAGGCCTTGCGCACGGCTTCGGCCGTGGGGCGCGAGAACTCGAGGCAGATGAACCGTCCGCCCGGCTTCACCACCCGACGCGCCTCCTTCAGCGCGCCTGCGATGTCCGAGACGTTGCGGATCCCGAAGCTGATCGAATAGGCGTCGACCGAGGCGTCCGGCATCGGCAGGGCCATGGCGTCGCCCACGGTCCAGACCATCTCCGGCTCTCCGCCCTTGTCGACCCCGGCCAGGATCATCTCGGCATTGTAGTCCAGCACGATGACGGACGCGTCGTCGCCGCCACCCCGCTCCTGGGCCGCCCGCGCCATCTTCGAATAGCGCCGGGCCATGTCGCCGGTCCCGCCTGCGACGTCCAGGATCACCTCGCCGGGCCGGGGGTTCAACCTGGAGGCCGCCGCGTCCTTCCACAGCCGGTGGACGCCCCCGCTCATCAGGTCGTTCATCAGATCATAGCTGGAGGCCACGCTGTCGAACACGCCGCGGACCATCCGGACCTTTTCGCGCGCATCGACGTCGCGGAATCCGAACGGCGAGGTCTTGGTGGAGGGGCTGTCTGTGTCGCTCATCGGGGCGGTCTAGCGCGGCAATGCGGCCTCGTCACCGGGCGGCGGCGTCGCGGGTGGCAGAAGGCCTTGATCCCGGGCGTGGCCGCTCGTGACCGGCGGGCTGCGGGGCCGCGATTCCCGGTCGGTCCATGACGGCATTGCCCGGCGCATGGCCGTGCATCCAGAACGCCCGACCTGACCGTGGGGTCTCGCAGCCAGAAGCCTTCCCCGACGTGATCTTGCCGGGTCGGGCAACCGGGTCTAGGCCAGCGTCATGTCCCGTCCCATCGTTTCCCCGACCGACGCCGTCGCTGCCCTGTCCGGCTGGACCGTCGCCCCGGGCGATCGCCCGGCCATCGCCCGTGCCCTGAAATTCGCCGATTTCAACGCCGCCTTCGCCTTCATGACGCGCGTGGCGCTGAAGGCCGAGACGATGGACCACCATCCGGAATGGTCGAACGTCTACAACCGCGTGGACATCCTGCTGACCACCCACGATGCGGGCGGGGTGACCGAGCTCGATCTCACGCTGGCGCGCTTCATCGATGACGCCGCGACGTCCCTGGGAGGGGAATGACATGACGAAACCTGGACGCGTCGCCGGCAAGGCGGCCCTGATCACCGGCGGAGCCCAGGGCCTGGGAGAGGCGATCGCCTGGATGCTGGCGCGCGAGGGTTCAAAGGTCGCGGTAACCGACATCAATGGCCCGGGTGCCCTGGCCCTGGCAGCCCGCATCAATGCCGAAATTCCCGGCTCGGCCTTTGGCTATGCCCACGACGTGGCCTCGGAGGACCAGTGGGTCGACGTTGTGGGTCGGGCGGCGGCGGACATGGGCGGGCTGTCCATCCTGGTGAACAACGCGGGCGTCGGCGACGTCCTGATGTTCGCCGAGCAGGACACTGCCGAGAACTGGCAGCGGCAATACGAAATCAACCTGCGGTCCGTGATGTTCGGCTGCAAGCACGCCATGCCGCATCTGCGGGCCTCGGGCGCGGCCTCGATCGTCAATATCTCGTCGATCGCGGGGCTCGCCGCCGGGGTCGGTATGGGGGCCTACAACGCCACCAAGGCCGCCGTCTGGATGTACACCAAGACGGTCGCGCTGGAGGCCGCAAAGATGGACTGGAACGTCCGCGTCAACTCGGTGCACCCCGTGTTCATCAAGACAGCGATCCTGGACCCCTTCATCGCCATGGCCGGCGGTGACGAGGTCAAGGCGCACGAGCGGCTGGCGCGCGGCATCCCGCTCAAGCGGATCGGCGAGCCGAACGACGTCGCCTATTGCGTCCTCTATCTGGCGTCGGACGAATCCAAGTTCGTCACGGGATCGGAATTCAAGATCGACGGCGGCATGACGGCGCAGTGAGTCAAGGGCGCTAACGCTCGCGACACGGTCGCTCGCTGCTTGAGCGCGGATTGGCAAAGGGCGCTAACGCTCGCGACACGGTCGCTCGCTGCTTGAGCGCGGATTGGCAAGGGGCGCTGACGCGCGGCGCACGGAGCCTCGTTGCCTGGGCGCGTTCCGGGTCAGTCCGACAGGTCCACCGGCAGGATCTGGCTGGCCAGGAGGGTCTCCATGCCGCGCCAGTGGTCGGCCCCTTGCGCTTCCACCCAGGCCTGGACCGTGTCGCGGCCGAGGCCATAGTTGATGATATAGCTGCGATAGGTCTCGATGAAGCGCAGCCGCTGGGCCGCCTTGTCCGGCGTGGTCAGGGTGTATCTGGCCAGCCGCGCGATGGTCTCCTCGCGGTTCACGCGCCCGGCCAGAAAGTCGTCGGCGATCGTGTATTCCGCCCGCGCCAGCTGCCGCATCAGGGCCTGAAGCCGGGCCTTTTTCGCGAAATCGGCGCCCGTGATCCCGGCCAGCGGGGCCAGTACCTGCTGTTCGAACCGCGCGCCCTCGTCGCCGGGGAATGCCAGGTCGATCCCGTAGTTGGCGCTGCCCTCGGCCACGAAGGACATGGGCGAGAACAGCGGATAGACGCTCATCTCCACCCAGCCCCGCTCGCGCACGAAGGTCCGCTCCAGCAGCGCGTTGTAGACGTGGTGTCCGGGATAGCCCTCGTGGCACCCCAGATCGATGGCCCGCTCGGTGTAGATGGGGAAGTCGGTGTTGATCTCGATCCTGGAGGCCGCATCCCCCTGGAAATAATTGTAGCCCGACCACGGCTTGTCGGTGACGAAGGCGAGGGTGAACCGCTCGTTGGCAGGCAGGGCGATGTGTTCGGCGGTGCGGCGGCGGCACTCGGCGATGGCGGCGGTCATGACCGGTTCCAGCCGGTCCCTGGGAATGATGAAGGCCGATTTGAACGCCGCGACACGCTCCACCAGCGGCCCATCCCCCGGCAGCAGGGCATCGATCTGGTCGAGCGCCGCGTCATAGTCCGACAGGGGCTTCAGTTCCGGCCGGACCCCGAACAGGGCGAAGGCCTCTTCGGCGAACGGCAGCCGCTCGCCCTGGATGAAACGCAGTCGCGCGGAGGCCGCCGAGACGTGGGCCAGAAGATAGGCCTTGCGCTGCACGACCACGGGGTCCGCCCCCAGCACGGAGACCGCGTTCAACCGGTCCGCCAGCGCGGCCGCGCCCTGCATCAGGGCGGGCACGTCGCGCGGCGCGGCCCTGGCCGCCTCGGCCCATTCCGCCGGACCGTAATAGGCATCCACATATCCGGGCTCGCGCTCGCCGATCTCCAGCGTCAGGCGCACATAGTCCGCGGCGATGGCGTCCAGACTGTCGCCGGACGGTTCGGCGTCAGCCGCCGTCGCGCAGGCCCCCAGAAGCAGCAGAACGGCGAGAAACAGGCGACGCATGACGCACTCCGGCAACGATCGACGGCACGCTATGGCGCCCCTCCAATGCCGCCAAGCCTCATTCCGGGATTGAGACCCTCGCGGACCTGCTGTAAGGCCCTTCGTCCGGTCATCAGGCCGTGGCGATGCACCCGTAGCTCAGCTGGATAGAGTACTGCCCTCCGAAGGCAGGGGTCAGAGGTTCGAATCCTCTCGGGTGCGCCAGTCTTTTCAATACGTTAGCCGCTGATCACGGACCGGTCTTTTTCGCCGTTACACCACCATGCCACCACGCGACCCAATCTCGCGCAGTTGAATCGCGGCCCTGGCCTCGGCCTCCGCACGCGGAACGCCCCCCGAAAACTCCAGGATAGCCGCTCGCTCGACCCACTCTGCCCAGGTCGAAACGTGGGCGTCGGCCATGTCTGAGCTCAGGGTATCTGTTTCAGAGGTGGGAACCGTGGGAACCGTGGGAACCGCTAGCACAAGCCCCTGATCTATTTGACGAAAAGCGGTTCCCACCTTGTCGCTTTGCGGTTCCCACCTCGTTTCCAGGTGGGAACCGCCCGCCCATCGCTCGCGAGCCTCGCGGATCGCGGCGGCCAGGCGGGCGTCACTCGTCAAAATCGGCCTCGAGAATGCTGGCCTTGACCCAATAGAGGCGCTGGGCGACGCCGTTAATCTTCTTCTTCTTGCCCCAGTGCTTGCCCTCGCCGCGCTCGAGGTGGCCAGCCGCATGGACCATGCGGGCCGCGTCCGTGCCCCCCGTTACGTCTTTCAACACCTCGTCCCACCCCTGAGGGTAGAACAGATAGTAGAGCTCCCTCGCGGTCGTGACGTAGCGGATGCCTAAAGCATTGAGCGATCGGGCCTCGCCCGTGCGATGGCCCTCGACCCGTTCGTCGACGGCCTCGCCCCATTCGGTCTGATCGTTGTCGTTCCTCGCGCCGAACCGGCTGGCCTGTTGCTGGATTGCGGCCTTGAGCGCCAGGAGGACGGCGCGCTGTTCTCGCGGGGCTGATCGGCCGAACGACGTCGCCCATCGATCGAACACCTCGTGACAGGCCTTGGCCGCCGCGCCCTCGGGCCAGGGCACGATTCCGAATGCGGCGGCCAGCTCGCCCGCCGCTGCCGCGAGGGCGAACCGGTTGGACGCACGGTGCACCTGGCCGTTGTCGTCCCGCTCTTTCGAGGCTCCGACGAAGGCTTGCATGATCTCTCGCGCCAGGGCTTTGGCCGCCTTGGGATCGGCCACGAAGCGCTCGACGAAGGCCGGTCCGGCATGGCCATAATGGGCTTGCGTCCCGGCGTTCACAGCCTCTGAGAAGAGCGCCGGATCATCGAACCCATGCAGCGTTTCCCAGATCCCGAGCCCCTTGCCGGCATCGGCCGGGATGTCGAGCAAGCGGAGCTCTTGCCCTGCCATGACGCGACCGCCCTTGGCCGAGGACCGGATGTGATCGGCGAGGCTGATTTCGCCGGTAGAGACCGACAGGACCAGCCATTCGGTGCGCCGCCTCAGTTGGCCCGAGGTGCTCGCCCGCGCCTTCCCTTGGCCGCTCGCAAGGGCATAGGCGGCCAGGCCGACTTGCTCGGGTGCGATCTCGTTGATTTCGTCCAGGGCGAGGACCGTCTCGGAATGGCCCTGGGCGACGGCCTCGAGCGCATTCGCCGTCGCTCGCCACGACTGAGCGCCGCCTAGGACACCGCTGCCACCACACCACACAGACGCGGCCGCTCGGCCCAGGGTGCTCTTTCCCATTGATGACAGGCCCCGGAAATGGAACCCGCCCCCCTCGAGCCCGAGCGGCCTCAGCAACGGCCCGGCGAAGCCGATCGACAGCGCCAGGAGGAGGAGGCTGTTGCCCGGCGCACGGGCGGCGACCAGCTCCTGCCATTCGGCCATCGTCCCTTGCGTCCCGTGGGGAAACCCGGCCGGGTCGCCAGTGAACATGACGGGCTCCCCGCCGGGCGGGCCGATGGTGCGTGACGGCAGGACGAACCGGTTGGCCGTCGCCCACCCCGTCGAGTTGGCCAAGGTGATTCGGCGCGAACACTCGAGTTCGCCCAGGCACGCGGTGAAGCGGTCGCCTTGCCCCTTGGCGGGCTTGATCATCAACCCCTGACTGGCGAGCCGCGACCTCACCGCGCCGGGTTCCGAGACCAGCGTCCCCCTCGGGATGATCTCGGTTTTGGATCGGCCGTCACGATCCTTGAACCGCACCACCACGGCCCACCCGTCGCCGTTAGGATCGCGTGCTTCGCCGATCACTTCGAACGGCGCGCTGATCTTCGTCGAAAACTTCTCCCCGTTCTTCGCCGTCTGATCGGCCCAGAGCCCCTCGTGATCCAGGCGGTATCCGAACGGAAGGGTCACCCCGCCTGCGACGCCTTCCATGACGGCCTCGTCTATCAGGGCCGCCGCCTGGGCGCGGTCGAAGCCGCTGGGCATAGGGTCGGCTAGATCCCAGGCATCGTCGAAATAGGCGGGCGGACGGACCGTTCCCACCTGGGCGGCCTCGGCCTTGCTGGCATGTCGCGCCACGGCTACGGCGGCGTCGATACCGGCCTTGTCGTGGTCCGGCCAGATGATCACGGTCCGCCCCGCGAGCGGCGACCAGTCGGCCTTGCCGCTGGCTTTGGAGCCGCCCGACCAGGTGATGACGGCCATGTCCGGAAACAGCGCCTGGGCGGCGTCGGCCGTCTTCTCTCCCTCCACGACCAGGACGGCGGCGTGAGGCCGGGCGGCCAGTCGGTCCAGACCATAGAGCGGCCGAGGCTCCGGAGCGGCCTTGAAGCGCCAGCGAAGACGCGACCCGTCGCGCCAGAGGGTGAGCGGCAGTACGTCTTTTGAGCCCTCCGCATCGAAGCGGGCGACGTGGTGAAGCGGCTCGCCCCGGGCGTCTCGATAGGTCCAGACGGCCGAGGCCTCGCCCTTGTCCCGGAACGATATCGGCCAGGGCGGC of Brevundimonas subvibrioides contains these proteins:
- a CDS encoding DUF927 domain-containing protein translates to MATGDPEGGDPFARIKTAQESEPAHGVRRDRASGDYVAPVPRDAPPWPISFRDKGEASAVWTYRDARGEPLHHVARFDAEGSKDVLPLTLWRDGSRLRWRFKAAPEPRPLYGLDRLAARPHAAVLVVEGEKTADAAQALFPDMAVITWSGGSKASGKADWSPLAGRTVIIWPDHDKAGIDAAVAVARHASKAEAAQVGTVRPPAYFDDAWDLADPMPSGFDRAQAAALIDEAVMEGVAGGVTLPFGYRLDHEGLWADQTAKNGEKFSTKISAPFEVIGEARDPNGDGWAVVVRFKDRDGRSKTEIIPRGTLVSEPGAVRSRLASQGLMIKPAKGQGDRFTACLGELECSRRITLANSTGWATANRFVLPSRTIGPPGGEPVMFTGDPAGFPHGTQGTMAEWQELVAARAPGNSLLLLALSIGFAGPLLRPLGLEGGGFHFRGLSSMGKSTLGRAAASVWCGGSGVLGGAQSWRATANALEAVAQGHSETVLALDEINEIAPEQVGLAAYALASGQGKARASTSGQLRRRTEWLVLSVSTGEISLADHIRSSAKGGRVMAGQELRLLDIPADAGKGLGIWETLHGFDDPALFSEAVNAGTQAHYGHAGPAFVERFVADPKAAKALAREIMQAFVGASKERDDNGQVHRASNRFALAAAAGELAAAFGIVPWPEGAAAKACHEVFDRWATSFGRSAPREQRAVLLALKAAIQQQASRFGARNDNDQTEWGEAVDERVEGHRTGEARSLNALGIRYVTTARELYYLFYPQGWDEVLKDVTGGTDAARMVHAAGHLERGEGKHWGKKKKINGVAQRLYWVKASILEADFDE